The genome window AGGTCGCGTCCGTCCACCCGGTCGTGCGCGTCCATCCCGAGAGCGGGGAGCGGATCCTGTACGTCAATCCGTACTACGTCGAGAACATAGTGGACGTGACCAGGGCGGAGAGCCGGCTCCTCCTTGAGATGTTCGTCGAACAGATCACGCGGCCCGAGTACACGGTCCGCTTCCGCTGGGAGCCGGGGTCGGTGGCCCTCTGGGACAATCGCGCCACCGTCCACCTGGCCCCGAGCGACACGGCCCACCTGGACTTCCCGCGCATCATGCACCGCGTCATGGTCGCGGGGGACCCGCCGGTCGGCGTGGACGGCACCCCGTCGAAGTCACTGTGCGGCGCGCCGCTGCATGAGCGGGCGGGGTAGCCGCCGGGGGGAAGCGTACGGTCGGCCGGCCCGATCACCTCAGCCGACCCGGCCGGCCAGGGAGCCGGCTAGCTCACCCGTACCGACTTCTCCACCGTGACCTGGTCGATCTCCGTCGTGCGGACCGTGAGCTTCATCGTCCACTTGCCGGGGAGCGGGAGTTGGAGGGTGTCGGTGGCCCAGTAGCCGCCGCGGTCGGTGAGCTTCGCGTCGATCGGGCCGATCTTCTGGGACTTCAGGGTGAAGGTGAGACGCAGCTCGGGGACGGTCGCGATGCCGTCGTCGGGGCCGAAGACCACGGCCTGGACGGAGTTCTTGCCCACGCGCCCCGGGCCGAGGTCGATCTGCACCTTGCCGTGGCCGTTCGGGGTACCGACGTCGAACGGAACCGTCGACGAGGAGGCCGTGACCCCACCGGCCGCCGCGCCCGCGCTCTCCTTGGCGATCTCCGCCGCCGCGCGACCCGGCAGGGTTCCCGTCAGCACGGTGGTGATCACCAGGACGATCACCGCGACCGTGAACTCCGCGAGCACGGAACGCCGAAGGGCCTGGCGGGGCGGATCGGCCCACGTCGGGTCCTCGTCCAACAAGGTCTCATCCGATGAGACCTTGTTGGACGAGACCTTGTTGGACGGGACCTCGTTCGATGAGTCGTCGTTCGGTTTGTCCCCGGCCGATGAGTCCGTCGTCGTCGAGTCCCCCGTCGTCGAGTCCGACGGCACCTCGCTCTCGACGGCACCCACCCGCTCGGGCACCCGCGCCGCCACCGCCACCGCCACCGCCACCGCCGCGGTCACCCGCTCGTCGGCCTCGGCCTGTTCACCGGCCTCGGTCTCTTCACCGGCCGAGGCCGTCGCCGAGGTCGCCGTCCCCAAGCGGCCCGTCCAGCGCCGTGAGAACGCCGCCGCCACCAGCAGGAGCAGTACCGCGACCAGCTTGGCGACGAGGACCTCCCCGTACGCCGTGGAGGTGAGGGCGGACCAGGAGCCGAGGCCGCGCCAGGACTGGTAGACGCCGGTGACGACGAGGACGATCACCGAGAGGAAGGAGAGCCGGGAGAAACGGTTGACCACGGCGGCCGACAGGGTCTGCGGCGCCCGGTACAACACGGTGAGCAGCGCGGTCAGCCCGCCCAGCCAGACGGCCATGGCGAGCAGATGCAGCACGGAGGACGTCATCGCGACCGGCACCTGGATCCCGGCCGAGGCATGCTCGGCGGCGGCCCAGGTCCCGGCGAGGCCGACGGAGATCAGCGCCCCGCACACGAGCGCGCCCCTGCCCCACGCCTCCTCGCGCTCCCCCGCCGCACCCTGCTCGCCCCGCCGGCGTACGCGTACGAGCAGGAGGGCGGCCAGCGCGAGCAGCGCGAGCCGGGCCAGCAGGGCGAGTCCCGGCCGGCTGACCAGCGTCTCGCGCAGGACGGTGAGGTCGAGGACGGTCCCGACGCCGCTGCCCCGCTCGTACGGACCGCGGAGCAGCAGCAGTACCGCCGAGGCCAGCAGCAGGGCCAGCCAGCCCGACATCAGCAGCTTGCGCAGCGCCTCGCTCGGGCGTCCGAGCACGATCGCGAGGAAGAACGTCACGCCGATGAGCAGGGCGAGGGCGCCGTACGCGAAGTAGCGGGTGATGTCGTAGAGGGAGGAGGTGAACGGGTCCTCGGTGAGGTCGGCGGGGAGGACCGCGGCCGTCGCGGACGGTTCGCCGATGGAGAAGATCAGGGCACCCGAGATGGGGTGGCTGTCGGCGGAGACCACCCGCCAGGCGATCGTGTACGTGCCGTCGTCGAGGCCGGCGGGGAGGGTGACACGTGCCGTGTCGGCCCGGCCGCCCGCGCGTCCCGGCTTGCCGGTGTCGACGGCCCGGTTCTCCGGGTCGACGACGCGGAGGGAGTCCTCCAGGAGGCTTACCGACTCGGTGAAGCGGAGGGTGATGTCCCGGGGGGCGGTGTCGAGGACGCTTCCGTCGACGGGGTCGCTTCCCTTCAGTGCGGCGTGCGCGGACGCGGTACCCGCCCCGCCGAGGAGGAACAGGACCAGCACGGTGCCCAGCAGCACCACGCGCTGAAGACCTCGCCCCCGGCCGCCGCCGAGACGGCCTTGGCCTCCGGCACGGGCTCCGTCACGGCCGCCGTCTCGGCCTGTGGCCCCGCCGGTTCCGCCGTCTCGCCTCGCGCCTCTGTCTCCGCCGCTGTTCCTCGCGGCCCCGACTCGGGTCGCGCCCTCGTGCCTGCCCTCGTCCCTGTCCTCGTCCTCGACTGGGTCGCTGTACCTGCCTCGGTCCACGTAGTGCTCCGGATCCACGGTCGCCGGCTCTCGGACTCCTCGAACAGGTACGCACGCCACGAACGCCGCGTTCAACGCGATCCGCACCGACCCACCCCCCACACCTCCTCCGGATCTTCCGGATCTTCCGGATCTTCCGGACACCCCGGGGCCCTACGCCCGCCCCAGCCGCCCTATCTCGGCAGCCCGGTCCGGATACCGCCGCACCAACTCCACGGCGTCCCCGTGCTCGTACCCCTCGAAGGTGAACCCCGGCGCCATCGTGCACCCGAACAACGTCCAGCCCGCACGTCCGCGATCGCCATCGCCATCGCCATCGGCATCGCCATCGCCATCGGCATCGCCATCGCCATCGGCATCGGCGTCGGCGTCGGAGTCGGCGTCGGAGTCGGCGTCGGCATCGGAGTCGGAGTCGGAGTCGCCATCGTCCTGGACCGACGCCCCCATCCAGGTCCCGGCGGGCACGACGTACTGCACATGCTGCCCGTTGAGCACGTCCGGCCCGAGGACGACGACCCGTGAGGAGCCGTCGGGGGCGAGGAGCAGCATCCGGAGCGGATCGCCGAGGTGGAAGTGCCAGATCTCGTCGCCGGGCAGCCGGTGCAGCGCGGAGCGGTCGCCGGGTTCGGTGGTGAGCAGGGCGACGATCGCGGTCCCCTCCGGCCGCCCGTCGCCCCGCTCGGGCCCCGCCCACGTCTGCCGGAAACGACCCCCTTCACGCGGTATGGGCTCCAACTCGTAGTGCGCTATGAGGTCTTCGGCAGTCACAGGGGCCACAGGAGATGCGGGAGTCAGGGGAGTCATCCGCCAGAGGCTACGCCCGACATCCGAACTACCGACCGAACACGGTCTCCCTCCTCAGGAACGCCAACCGGGCCCGCTTCTCGGGCAGATACACCTCCGGCAGGTCGATCTCCGGCAGTACGACGACCGGTCCGCGCTCGAACCCCTGCCGTGCGAACCGCGCGATCGCCCGCTCGTTCCGCTCGTCCGGATCGACGACGACCCGCGGCCGGTCCAGCCCGATCAGCACATACGAGGTGAAGGCCGCCAGCACCGCGGACGACCACCCCGGCCGCCCTCCGCCGTCCCCGGCGGGCGCCAGCAGCACATGGACGCCGATGTCGCCGGGCTCGACCTCGTAGCACTCGCCGACCCGGTCGGCCTCCGGCTCGTACGTCTGCAGCAGCCCGACGGGCTCGCCGTCGTGCACCGCGAGATAGGCGTGGTGGGTGTCGAAGGCCTCCAGGCCCTCGTACACCTCCCGCACCTGTTCTTCCGTGAGCCCGTTCATGCCCCAGAACTCGGCCCTCGGCTCGCTCACCCAGCCATGGACCACCTCGGCATCGGCCTTCGCGTCCAGGGGCAGGATCCGCACGGTCCCGAACCCGTCGACCACCTGCTCATGAACGGCCACGCGATCGCCGTACGACTCGACGGTCCCGTCGGTGTCAGTGGTCATGGCGCTTCTCCTCGCTGCTGTCACGGTTGCTCTCGCCGCCCCCGTCCCCGTCTCTGCTGTCCCCGTCCCTGTCCCCGCCCTCGCCCTCGTCCCTGGTGAGGCGGTCCCAGTCGGTGACGACCGGGACGAGGTCTCCCCTGAGCCACAGGGGAAGCTGATCGCGGTGGTGGGCCGAGCCGCCCGCGCCGGACGCGCCGAACGGCACCACCCAGAGGCTGTCCTCACGCCGGGCCAGGTCCCAGACGTAGCGGGCGGCGGGCCCGCGCGCGCTGAGGTCGGTGATGCCGGGGACGGCGGAGGTGCAGAGCACACAGTCGTGGTCACCGCCGAGCCCCGGCTCGCGCGGGGCGCTCCCGTCGTCCGCGGGGAGCGCGCGCCACGGCACGAGCCGGTGGCTGTCACCCCAGCGCCGCCCGGACTCCGCGCCGGCGACCTCCTCCAGCGCCTCCCGTACGAGCGTCGCGCGGTCGATGCCGTACAACTCCTCGGCCCTGAGCAGGTGTTCGAGCGCGAACCCGATCCGTACGGTGAGCGAGAGCCACGGCCGGAAGACCTCGGGGTACGTCGGCGGCACCGCCAGCCCCGCGAAGGCGGGCTCCACCGCGAGCCGCCGTACGACCGCCCCGCGCAGCGCCGCGTACGACGCCGCCTCGGCGCTGTCGGCCTCCATCCGCCGGTCCCAGCGCAGGAGCCGGTCGCGGAGCGCGGCGGCGGCCGGGGTGAGCGTCACGGGCTCGCCGGGGCCGCCCGGGGGCGTGCGGGTGACATCGGCGAGGGCGGTCAGGTGGTCCAACAGGGGCCCGGCGGAGGCCAGTTGGGTGTCCATGTGGAGGGTGGGCATGTCCGGGGCGGACCATACGTCCTTCTCGTCCAGCATCGCGCGGATGCGCTCTGCGCGGTGCGGCGGGGCGAACTCCACGCCCAACGGGGTCGCCGGACCACGCTGGTTGGCCATCACCGCGACACCGTCCTCGACCGTGCCGTACGGCGTCTCGTGCCACCCCTCCCACGCGTGCCCCGGCTCCCAGGCGGCGACCACCCGCGTCCGGTTGGCCAGGCTCCGCACCGGCACCCGGCCCGCCACCCGGTGCAGCACCCCGCCCCGCGTGTCCGCGGCCTGGACGACGTTCACCGGCTCGGCCCACCGGTCGAACGCCCGGTCCACATCGGCGACTTCCCGCGCCCGGAGGAGGGGGAGCAGCGCGCCGAAGCCGAGGTCCTCGGTGACGCGCGGCGGATAGCGGAGGCTGAGGGGGCCGACCGGTTCGGGGGCCGCAGGGTCCGGTTGGGAGCGAGGGTCCGGGCCGCCGATGACGACCGGGCCCCGCGCGGTCTCGATCACCTCCACCTCCACGGGCTCCCCGCCCGCGACCTCGACGACCTCCACATGCCGGTGC of Streptomyces phaeolivaceus contains these proteins:
- a CDS encoding GNAT family N-acetyltransferase; this encodes MTTDTDGTVESYGDRVAVHEQVVDGFGTVRILPLDAKADAEVVHGWVSEPRAEFWGMNGLTEEQVREVYEGLEAFDTHHAYLAVHDGEPVGLLQTYEPEADRVGECYEVEPGDIGVHVLLAPAGDGGGRPGWSSAVLAAFTSYVLIGLDRPRVVVDPDERNERAIARFARQGFERGPVVVLPEIDLPEVYLPEKRARLAFLRRETVFGR
- a CDS encoding cupin domain-containing protein; this translates as MTAEDLIAHYELEPIPREGGRFRQTWAGPERGDGRPEGTAIVALLTTEPGDRSALHRLPGDEIWHFHLGDPLRMLLLAPDGSSRVVVLGPDVLNGQHVQYVVPAGTWMGASVQDDGDSDSDSDADADSDADSDADADADGDGDADGDGDADGDGDGDRGRAGWTLFGCTMAPGFTFEGYEHGDAVELVRRYPDRAAEIGRLGRA
- a CDS encoding copper resistance CopC/CopD family protein, giving the protein MLLGTVLVLFLLGGAGTASAHAALKGSDPVDGSVLDTAPRDITLRFTESVSLLEDSLRVVDPENRAVDTGKPGRAGGRADTARVTLPAGLDDGTYTIAWRVVSADSHPISGALIFSIGEPSATAAVLPADLTEDPFTSSLYDITRYFAYGALALLIGVTFFLAIVLGRPSEALRKLLMSGWLALLLASAVLLLLRGPYERGSGVGTVLDLTVLRETLVSRPGLALLARLALLALAALLLVRVRRRGEQGAAGEREEAWGRGALVCGALISVGLAGTWAAAEHASAGIQVPVAMTSSVLHLLAMAVWLGGLTALLTVLYRAPQTLSAAVVNRFSRLSFLSVIVLVVTGVYQSWRGLGSWSALTSTAYGEVLVAKLVAVLLLLVAAAFSRRWTGRLGTATSATASAGEETEAGEQAEADERVTAAVAVAVAVAARVPERVGAVESEVPSDSTTGDSTTTDSSAGDKPNDDSSNEVPSNKVSSNKVSSDETLLDEDPTWADPPRQALRRSVLAEFTVAVIVLVITTVLTGTLPGRAAAEIAKESAGAAAGGVTASSSTVPFDVGTPNGHGKVQIDLGPGRVGKNSVQAVVFGPDDGIATVPELRLTFTLKSQKIGPIDAKLTDRGGYWATDTLQLPLPGKWTMKLTVRTTEIDQVTVEKSVRVS
- a CDS encoding penicillin acylase family protein produces the protein MRDNGARARARVPGRARADGVSHGGHGTYRDAWGIPHLRAADARALAHAQGRVTAVDRAWQLEVERHRVQGTSAAFLGADSLGWDRFARQARLADTARRCFARLERTDPETADWVRAYVEGVNDGLGEGSRRAPEFERAGVAPGRWEPWHPLGVWLATHILFAGFPAKLWREEAVRHLGADAVGLFATDGPAGSGSNGWLVDGTRTTTGQAVIAGDPHRFIEEPGVYQQIHLSCPEFDVVGLAVPGVPGIAHFGHTGDVAWAITNAMADYQDLYRERLRHGDGHGEESEGGRGDGGDGGDGGDGSVVEALDPDGVWRAVHRHVEVVEVAGGEPVEVEVIETARGPVVIGGPDPRSQPDPAAPEPVGPLSLRYPPRVTEDLGFGALLPLLRAREVADVDRAFDRWAEPVNVVQAADTRGGVLHRVAGRVPVRSLANRTRVVAAWEPGHAWEGWHETPYGTVEDGVAVMANQRGPATPLGVEFAPPHRAERIRAMLDEKDVWSAPDMPTLHMDTQLASAGPLLDHLTALADVTRTPPGGPGEPVTLTPAAAALRDRLLRWDRRMEADSAEAASYAALRGAVVRRLAVEPAFAGLAVPPTYPEVFRPWLSLTVRIGFALEHLLRAEELYGIDRATLVREALEEVAGAESGRRWGDSHRLVPWRALPADDGSAPREPGLGGDHDCVLCTSAVPGITDLSARGPAARYVWDLARREDSLWVVPFGASGAGGSAHHRDQLPLWLRGDLVPVVTDWDRLTRDEGEGGDRDGDSRDGDGGGESNRDSSEEKRHDH